The following are encoded in a window of Brassica oleracea var. oleracea cultivar TO1000 unplaced genomic scaffold, BOL UnpScaffold04641, whole genome shotgun sequence genomic DNA:
- the LOC106321994 gene encoding moesin/ezrin/radixin homolog 1-like, giving the protein EILKECDDRKVLFDNRRNIPKSKKDKQVQDLLNFVEQISKKNNGKPFMADLSLELRENEATLEEKQKQIQAMKGQSKQEIAQVKKEMEKTYNEMLEGIKEKIANQLKESLNDVKEQLAKAQVAREEAEKKMSEMHKLSSDEIRRLRDQLNNAERETARLRRQQRTQKCSVL; this is encoded by the exons GTGTGATGACCGCAAGGTGCTGTTTGACAATAGGCGTAATATCCCAAAAAGCAAGAAAGACAAGCAAGTCCAGGATCTTCTCAACTTCGTGGAGCAAATCTCAAAGAAGAACAATGGAAAACCATTTATGGCTGACTTATCACTTGAGCTAAGG GAGAACGAGGCTACGTTAGAGGAAAAACAAAAGCAGATTCAAGCAATGAAGGGTCAGTCGAAACAAGAGATAGCACAAGTTAAGAAGGAAATGGAGAAAACTTATAACGAAATGCTCGAAGGGATAAAAGAgaag ATCGCTAACCAACTGAAGGAATCACTGAATGATGTGAAGGAGCAACTAGCTAAGGCACAAGTAGCGAGAGAAGAAGCCGAGAAAAAGATGTCTGAAATGCATAAGCTATCTTCTGATGAGATCAGGAGGCTGAGAGATCAACTCAACAACGCTGAGAGAGAAACCGCTAGATTGCGCAGACAGCAGCGTACACAAAAATGCTCTGTTct